A genomic segment from Aegilops tauschii subsp. strangulata cultivar AL8/78 chromosome 1, Aet v6.0, whole genome shotgun sequence encodes:
- the LOC109780611 gene encoding guanosine nucleotide diphosphate dissociation inhibitor 1: protein MDEEYDVIVLGTGLKECILSGLLSVDGLKVLHMDRNDYYGGDSTSLNLNQLWKKFRGEEKPPAHLGASRDYNVDMVPKFMMANGTLVRTLIHTDVTKYLSFKAVDGSYVFSKGKIHKVPATDMEALKSPLMGLFEKRRARNFFIYVQDYNDADPRTHQGLDLTRMTTRELIAKHGLSDDTIDFIGHALALHRDDRYLSEPAIDTVKRMKLYSESLARFQGGSPYIYPLYGLGELPQAFARLSAVYGGTYMLNKPECKVEFDMEGKVCGVTSEGETAKCKKVVCDPSYLANKVRKIGKVARAIAIMSHPIPNANDSHSIQIILPQKQLGRKSDMYVFCCSYTHNVAPKGKFIAFVSAEAETDNPQSELKPGIDLLGPVDELFFDMYDRYEPVNEPSLDNCFVSSSYDATTHFETTVTDVLNMYTLITGKTVDLSVDLSAASAAEDY, encoded by the exons ATGGACGAGGAGTACGACGTGATCGTGCTGGGCACGGGGCTCAAGGAGTGCATCCTCAGCGGCCTCCTCTCCGTCGACGGCCTCAAG gtTTTGCACATGGATAGAAATGACTACTATGGAGGAGATTCCACCTCCCTCAACTTGAACCAG CTCTGGAAGAAGTTCAGGGGGGAAGAAAAACCACCTGCGCATTTAGGTGCGAGCAGAGACTACAATGTAGACATGGTTCCAAAG TTTATGATGGCGAATGGAACTTTGGTTCGTACACTCATTCACACTGATGTGACGAAGTATCTGTCTTTCAAAGCTGTTGATGGAAGCTATGTCTTCAGCAAAGGGAAG ATTCACAAGGTTCCTGCCACTGACATGGAGGCTCTAAAATCCCCTTTAATGGGCTTATTTGAGAAACGTAGAGCAAGGAACTTCTTCATTTATGTCCAAGATTACAATGATGCTGATCCAAGAACACATCAAGGATTGGACCTTACAAGGATGACAACTAGAGAATTGATCGC GAAACACGGATTGAGTGATGATACTATAGATTTCATTGGCCATGCGCTTGCTCTTCACAGGGACGATCGCTACCTAAGCGAGCCAGCAATTGATACTGTTAAAAGAATGAAA CTCTATTCTGAGTCTCTTGCACGGTTCCAAGGAGGCTCACCTTATATTTACCCATTGTATGGGTTGGGTGAGCTGCCACAG GCTTTTGCACGTCTAAGTGCTGTTTATGGTGGCACTTATATGTTAAATAAGCCAGAGTGCAAG GTTGAATTTGATATGGAGGGGAAAGTGTGTGGTGTTACGTCAGAAGGTGAAACTGCTAAGTGCAAGAAGGTTGTCTGTGATCCTTCTTACTTGGCCAACAAG GTAAGGAAGATTGGAAAAGTTGCACGAGCAATTGCTATTATGAGCCACCCAATTCCAAATGCAAATGATTCCCACTCGATTCAGATTATTTTACCACAAAAGCAACTTGGGCGCAAGTCAGACAT GTATGTCTTCTGTTGCTCGTACACTCACAATGTCGCGCCAAAAGGGAAGTTCATTGCATTTGTGTCTGCTGAAGCAGAGACTGATAACCCACAGTCCGAACTAAAGCCTGGAATTGATCTACTTGGTCCAGTAGATGAATTGTTTTTTGATATGTATGACAGATATGAACCCGTCAATGAACCTTCTCTTGATAATTGCTTTGTCTCATCG AGTTATGATGCCACTACTCACTTTGAGACAACTGTGACAGATGTTCTTAATATGTACACACTGATTACTGGAAAG ACTGTTGATCTTAGCGTTGATCTCAGTGCTGCCAGCGCTGCAGAAGATTACTAG
- the LOC109780612 gene encoding guanosine nucleotide diphosphate dissociation inhibitor 1, which produces MDEEYDVIVLGTGLKECILSGLLSVDGLKVLHMDRNDYYGGDSTSLNLNQLWKKFRGEDKPPAHLGSSKDYNVDMVPKFMMANGTLVRTLIHTNVTKYLSFKAVDGSFVFSKGKIHKVPATDMEALKSPLMGLFEKRRARNFFIYVQNYDEADPKTHQGLDLTTLTTKELIAKYGLVDDTVDFIGHALALHRDDRHLNEPALDTVKRMKLYSESLARFQGGSPYIYPLYGLGELPQGFARLSAVYGGTYMLSKPECKVEFDMEGKACGVTSEGETAKCKKVVCDPSYLTNKVRKIGKVARAIAIMSHPIPNTNESHSVQIILPQKQLGRNSDMYVFCCSYTHNVAPKGKFIAFVSAEAESDNIQSELKPGIDLLGPVDELFFDMYDRYEPVNEPSLDNCFISTSYDATTHFETTVTDVLNMYTMITGKTIDLSVDLSAASAAEEEY; this is translated from the exons ATGGACGAGGAGTACGACGTCATCGTGCTGGGCACGGGGCTCAAGGAGTGCATCCTCAGCGGCCTCCTCTCCGTCGACGGCCTCAAG GTTTTGCACATGGATAGAAATGACTATTATGGTGGAGATTCCACTTCTCTCAACCTTAATCAG CTCTGGAAGAAATTTAGAGGGGAAGACAAGCCCCCGGCACATCTAGGCTCAAGCAAAGATTACAACGTAGACATGGTTCCGAAG TTTATGATGGCAAATGGGACATTGGTTCGAACCCTCATTCACACTAATGTAACGAAGTATTTGTCATTCAAAGCTGTTGATGGGAGCTTTGTCTTCAGCAAAGGGAAG ATCCACAAGGTTCCCGCGACTGATATGGAGGCTCTGAAGTCTCCTTTGATGGGCCTTTTTGAGAAACGCAGAGCAAGGAACTTCTTCATTTATGTCCAAAATTACGATGAAGCTGATCCAAAAACACATCAGGGATTGGACCTTACTACGTTGACAACTAAAGAATTGATAGC AAAGTACGGCTTAGTTGATGATACAGTGGATTTCATTGGCCACGCGCTTGCTCTCCATAGGGATGATCGTCACCTCAATGAACCAGCACTTGATACTGTGAAAAGGATGAAA TTATATTCGGAGTCTCTTGCACGTTTTCAAGGGGGCTCGCCTTATATTTATCCTCTATATGGGCTGGGTGAGCTGCCACAG GGTTTTGCACGTCTAAGTGCTGTTTATGGTGGCACTTACATGTTAAGTAAGCCAGAATGCAAG GTTGAATTCGATATGGAAGGAAAAGCGTGTGGTGTTACATCAGAAGGTGAAACCGCAAAATGCAAGAAAGTTGTCTGCGATCCTTCGTACTTGACCAACAAG GTCAGGAAGATCGGCAAAGTTGCACGTGCAATTGCTATTATGAGCCATCCAATCCCAAATACAAATGAGTCCCACTCAGTCCAGATTATTTTGCCACAGAAACAACTTGGACGCAATTCAGACAT GTATGTCTTCTGTTGCTCATACACCCACAACGTCGCACCAAAAGGGAAGTTCATTGCATTTGTCTCTGCAGAAGCGGAGAGTGATAATATACAATCCGAACTTAAGCCTGGCATTGATCTACTTGGTCCAGTAGATGAGCTCTTTTTTGATATGTATGACAGATATGAACCAGTGAACGAACCATCTCTTGATAATTGCTTCATCTCAACG AGCTATGATGCTACCACACATTTTGAGACTACTGTGACAGATGTTCTTAACATGTATACAATGATCACCGGAAAG ACTATTGATCTCAGCGTTGATTTGAGTGCTGCTAGTGCTGCTGAAGAAGAATACTAG